A section of the Dromaius novaehollandiae isolate bDroNov1 chromosome 6, bDroNov1.hap1, whole genome shotgun sequence genome encodes:
- the CH25H gene encoding cholesterol 25-hydroxylase, whose amino-acid sequence MNCSVPNRVLLSYRMDGQQDRLCLQFLWDFVTAKEPLIKSPYFPVLFSFTAYMAFCLPYIALDFLSTRLPNLRKYKIQPQSYPTLGMMVPCIIQSAYHHVVLIFPVTFFHWYWRPVNLPVMAPELPEVLLEVGACLLLFDFEYFLWHLLHHRVPWLYKTFHKVHHKHISTFALTTQYSSVWELLSLGFFAAINPVLLRCHPLTEMIFFLVNIWLSVEDHSGYDLPWSTHRLVPFGLYGGAPHHDLHHLKFKSNYAPYFTHWDRLFGTFTESHSH is encoded by the coding sequence ATGAACTGCAGCGTGCCCAACAGAGTCCTGCTCAGCTACAGAATGGATGGACAGCAGGATAGGCTGTGCCTTCAGTTCCTTTGGGACTTTGTCACAGCAAAGGAGCCATTGATCAAGTCACCGTATtttccagtgctgttttcttttacagcaTACATGGCTTTCTGTCTTCCTTACATTGCACTGGACTTTTTAAGCACTAGACTACCAAACTTGAGAAAATACAAAATCCAGCCACAGAGCTATCCAACTCTTGGAATGATGGTGCCTTGCATTATTCAAAGTGCCTATCATCATGTTGTTTTGATTTTCCCAGTGACATTTTTCCACTGGTACTGGAGACCGGTGAATCTACCTGTGATGGCTCCAGAGCTGCCTGAGGTCCTGCTGGAAGTAGGAGCTTGCCTGCTTCTGTTTGATTTTGAGTATTTCCTTTGGCATTTGCTTCATCACAGAGTGCCTTGGCTCTACAAGACCTTTCACAAGGTGCATCACAAGCATATATCAACATTTGCTCTTACTACACAGTACTCCAGTGTATGGGAATTGCTTTCACTGGGATTTTTTGCTGCCATCAATCCAGTGCTCCTCAGATGCCATCCTTTGACAGAAATGATTTTCTTCCTTGTAAACATTTGGTTGTCAGTGGAGGACCATTCAGGATATGACCTTCCGTGGTCAACTCACCGACTTGTGCCTTTTGGTTTGTATGGAGGAGCTCCACATCATGATCTCCATCATCTGAAATTCAAATCAAACTATGCTCCATACTTCACCCACTGGGACAGACTCTTTGGGACATTCACAGAGTCTCATTCTCATTAA